Genomic DNA from Lactuca sativa cultivar Salinas chromosome 8, Lsat_Salinas_v11, whole genome shotgun sequence:
GGTCCGGGGGAGTGACCCAATGTATTAGACTTAGCCACagacctggaaatcataggactcgacgggttgttcatacaactcggcgagtcaatggcaGACTTATTCATAGGAtggggatgaactcgacgagttgttcatacaactcgacaagtcggatgaaggttcattcgaggatgtttagaaggagaactcgtcgagtcattgctaAACTTGCCGAGTAGGAGCGTGGAGAAGGACagatgaaaggatagggactcgacgagttggcggcccaactcgacgagtcaggtcaactggaagttgacttagactgtgacttggtcaggggtaaaatagtcattttaccctaagagtagttatcattgtctgattaagtgttttatggatttatagccggaggatcaccggagcagcagtcagacatctgccgatcagcttttcagcagtcaaccttacgaggtgagttaccttctagtagaagtgggtctaaggcaccaatgtcggcccaccagtaggagtcgtaggttagatgattgtctttgtgatattcatctaggtttgctactaccgaATATGTTATGTGtcagtatgatatgatgttatatgctactagtagtaggggagatagtctcCAAGAtttccggtcgatagggccgaagggggtagtcatacccaatcttgctagataggatatgcttatgtgttacatgttatgtggtagtagtaaaggggtgaaatagtccccagtatccggtcgagaggaccgaaggggaggccaaaaCCCatgtatgctaggcagtatccggttaAGAGGACCAAAGAGGAGGCCatcacccaggtatgctaggcagtatctcgtcgagatgaccgaaggggaggccagcacccagttatgctaggcagtatccgatcgagaggaccgaaggggaggccagcacccaggtatgctaggcaatatccggtcgagaggaccgaaggggacgccagcacccaggtatgctaggcagtatccggtcgagaggaccgaaggggaggccagcacccaggtatgctaggcagtatccgatcgagaggaccgaaggggtaggtcgggcacccaaatatgcttgacaGTATATGTacgttatgtgattgtatggtatgcgatacgatgggggaactcactaagcttcgtgcttacagttttcagttttgtttcaggtacctgttcagcgaaggggaaggagttgccgcggtagctgcacatcatacacacacatgttGGATTTCCGCATTACGAGATTCTTTGGATTGTACTCTGACGTTGTTATATTTATggtttggttttcagacatgagatATTagatttatgaaatgatatgtctTCACTATGTTTCTTATGGAAGTTttataaatcaattaattaaaaattaaatttttggactcgaaatttaggatgttacaagttggtatcagagccctggtttgagagattcagacacaccctcgggatgtctggactcaaaccgagggattaaaagatttttacaaaaaaaatggttttctaaaagctaAGTTAAAAAGTGttaagaaagaacaaggtgtgtgatgtgcgcgaccggccgggCCCAGAAAGATTGTCGAATAGGGTCAGTCCTGATGAATTAAATATCATCAAAAGCTCAGGATGAacccagaaaaaaaaaaaagtcgttatcgttattataagtttttatttttaaataaatatatatactaAAAAATTGGCAATCATAAGAGAAAATATCCACATATATATACAGTTTCTGGAATGAGAAGGACACGCTcgtatatattgattattttgaagatttcTCTCAAGTCTCAACCAATCACACATTTCTGTACTTGACGCTATGTATACACCTCAAAAGACCTAAACAAATGTAACTAACTGTTGCTCTAAAATATATCATGAACATTACAATTGGGCTGTGAGCTCAAAAAATTGATCTTCTTCACATGAAATGGTTAGGCCTCCCATTGGATGATCAAACCCAAATTCTTCCTCTGATTGACGCAACAAGTCCTGGAACAACGGTTGTTCCAAGTACGATACTGGGACAACAAACCGTTTCTTCTGATTTTCTCCAACATACACTGCTAGGTGACCTTTCGGCACATCCCTTTGATAATTGCTGTTGCGAATGGAGTTCAATCTGGTAAACCTTTTTACACTGGAAACCAACGAAGAAGGCAAACGCATAAGACCCATGTCTAATAAAGTGAGAAAAGATCAAGATGTAAATGTTCCTGAAAGACCAAGATTACAAAAAAGATTTCTGTAGATGGGATTATTGAAGACTTGTAGCTTTGAAAAGGTTTCGAGACATGTATTTATAGCTAGCTTGCAACTTGTGTGGAAGTGTGGAGCCTCACATGGCTGTCCTCATCGACATATATATTTTCAGAGAAGTAAGACGCGCGTACAACTCGGATACAGAAGCAATTATAGATATGCTAACTACTTTAAAGCTACACCTCTAATTGTGAAAATAATTAAGTATTAGTTCAACACATCTATAATTAGATATATGCACTACAATAACCAAAATGGGTGTAAACGTTTaacaaaaatgatttttgtgatgaCCTTGAAAACATAAGAAATTAAGCAGCGTACAAATTAAAATTATAACAAATATGGAAAAGAATTACGTGGGTTGGCTAATTTAATTCTTATGATTATCAAAATATGGAAAGGAATTACGTGGTTTGGCTAACCTGTAAAGCACAATATTCTTCATGTTAGTGTTCCAGACTCTGTATTATTGATTTTGATCGGTATACATTTCTGATTCTTACTTCCTTCCAATTATCATATTAATCAAATGACTTGGTGATTTGTTTTCAATCATAGAATATTTAGGTGATAGTTCCATTATTTTTGcttattttgaatttaaatttagtCGACTTAACTGACACGATTAAAAACTTGGTATATAGTTATTTATTTGAAACATTAAAAACAttattgcaaggatatatattacgttttgaataaaatacttgGTTTTCATGAGGATCCGAGAAAATTGAAATATTCATTTTGTATTAATGTCGGTCTAAGTATTGATGATGGCGATGTAGTCAAATCTGTTATTAGTAAAAGACATCGACATATGCTGGTCATAAGAACATACTCATATCCGATGATAAGTTATTTTTTGAGAGAAAGAcccacattattttgtttttcaaaacatatggtcattatAGATAAATGGGTCCCGGTTGCAGACTGCGGTTCCTTGTTTTGCGAGTATAGAGGGAGAGGTCTCGCATTTTGTTGATATGCAAAGAAATCGTGTCTTACCTGGTAGACTATCTGGTACGTCGCGTATCCTTCTCCTAATATATATTGATGGTAGGACGGATGGAGCCTGCTTAATTCAAAACTTAAATTTGCTATCAAAGATCCGGTAACTTCACTACCACGTCATTTTTCACTCATTAATAATATGTTGTAACCGTTATAAATAGcttttataaaaaacaaaagataagAAGTAAGAGTACTTTTTCTAAACTTCCACATCCTAACACTTTTAGAAAACAATTCATCTATTACATTTTCATAATCAACATTATCAAAAAATTCGTTCCCAATTGAAATTAAAGCGAAAGCATTTAATCTCTTTTGAGACATGGTCCAAAGTAAATAAgattttaaaaactttagttttGAACAACTTATTTCTCCTGATGCAACTCTAATGGAAATACCCAATAATATTTTGTATGCCAGAAAAGAAATTGAATAAGTGTTTATTATTTTTATGAAATTTAGGATTCCATTAGTTGTATTATTTTCAGCTGGAAAATCTTTTTGAAACAATTCCAATCCGTTGGATAAATCATAGCATTGGTGTTTGAGATATGACCATTTTGCAATCTGTTTTCAAGATTTTAGCAACTTGCATTTAACTCACTAGTATTCAGCAACTTTAATGTTTTAGTTGTGAATAAGAAACCAAAAATGTCTTTGTATTATGTGTATTTTCAAACATTCAATCCAATAAACCAATAATTTGATGAACTATGTACATAAAATATTGAATCATCAATAACTCTTGAGATGAAAGTTCATGTACCGGTTCTGATGACCCAACACCACTCACAAcaagtttttttaattattttttattattttcctcAACAAACACCTAATTAATTCCTAAATCAAAAGTTATAGCTATCGCACAATCTAAAGCCTTCTCAAACCCATTCTCttggtatttttaaaaaaaactttataagTTTGTCATGATACTCATTGCCTCATAAATACACATAGTCTTAGATTGAAGTTGTCTATACAAGTTATTTAGTTTAGCAAATATATGATATCATATAACCATACCacttataaataaaatatgtCAAGTTCTAGACACATAGTTTCacttttgatatttatataagtCTCTTCATGAACAAGTTTATACAAATATTCTATTTGTTTGAAGAGGAGCTTAGTTGTCTTACTTTCCCACCTTATACTTGACAAATATTTTAAAGTGAGGCATTGTTCGGGCAAAACgtcatttataatttataatcgaactttaattttttgtattaattttttGGGTAAATTGCATTTTATAAAATCTGAAATTGTTTGCTAGAATTTATATTAgaaacaaatttttatttttctttagatATAGACACTTTCGTTAAGTTGgtgataaattttaaaatttataattagaatttgattttttgattttctttgattttttttcataacTAAAAGGACTTCAAGATTGCAAAAAAAGTCTTACAATGTGTATATAAGTAACTGACCtgactaattttttttaatgataacACATAAAAATGTCTTTTACAAAAATACCAACAACATAACTATAGGTTTGATCCAAAATTCGAAGGCACTGTGCAACCACACGTCCGCGCACACACCCGAGCCGCCATTGGGCGCAGTGTATTTTTTTTGAGAAATTTCTCGGTGTAGTGCAATTTTCCCTGCATGTTACCCCTAAAATTTATGTGTGCTATCCTGACATTTTGTTGATGGACTAATATATACTTTTTTTGCCCCTTTTCTTAATTGGACTACACTTGGTTGAATCTATCTACATTCATTGTTCTCGTATTTGAGCTCGACACTTGGCTCTCATCCTCTGTTTAACAATTTGGATGCTTGTTTAGTTAATTCAACTCCCTCTCGAATGAAAACAACGGTGGTTCCATGTGAAGTTTCCCCCTTACAACTCTCTTAGTGTTGTTTACCACATATCATTGTCCTGGACTTAGTAGTTTTTTAGTCTTTTTTCAATGGGAAACCTCTCTTTTCCAGTGTTGCATCTCgagcaaaaataaaaataacaacaaTTTGGAGAGTATCTGTTGAATTTGTTCCTTGAGACTTGTACGTTTCACTGATAATTGTTGCCTTATGATGTTCTTTTCAAGATTAAATGTTGATGATTTATGAAACTATAGTAGTCAATAAAGTAaactaattataaaaaaaatagggGTGAACGAGAATGTAGTTGAGATTCTATTGGAGATGGTGTCTTCTATAAGTATATATACTAAGAATGTTGTTGTCTCCATGATTGTTCTGTTGGGTTTTGCACTTTTATTTTACATTTCCACAAATCTTTATGCTTTTTTGCATTAGAATTGATATAGTTATATGTTAGGGTTTAATAACTTCAATAAATGATTCACCAATTCCAAAAACCCGAGTAATAAAGCAAAACAAATAATAAGAGATGATAAATTACATGGTTCACTCGATCATGATCGGCTATGTCCACATGAGAACATgagtgaaagagagagagagagagagagtgtgtgtgtgtgtgtgtatgagagagtgtaatgtcccaaaattaataagtaaatatttttctttaaagAAATCAAAAACATCAAATCATTCAATCTAAAAACCCATCAAAGTATAAAAATATGCCatatagttatcagagtacaaaacaAGTCACACAATGTGAAATACTTTTGCATGCGGTGCAATCACAATCGAGCTCGTCCCCTTGGAACCGGAAGTACATGAAACAGTAAAcatgaaattgtaagcacaaagcttagtgagttccacaaaatacccaatatcatacatacatatcaccctcaagtctatttcaactcaattGATGGGTCTATTTTATCCCCAAGTCTATTTCACCCTCAAGTGTATTTCAACTCAATCGATACTTTTCAACAGAcctggtctatttcacccctgggtctatttcacccctaattCTATCTCAACTTAATCGATATTTTTTAACCATATGTGTCTATTTCACCTCCAAGTCGATTTCAACTCAATCGATATTTTTCAACCgaacgggtctatttcacccccacatacatatagcatacaatcatatcatcAAGATTCATAAAGATAACGAGAACATACATGCATATCTACAAGTGTCACGATATCACTATCACCCTGCAAGCATAATCCAGTAGgacgacattagtgccttcgacctacgAGTACAATCAAGAAACTCACATCTCAAACGATAGTCAACTGCTACTGCTCTCACTGCTGAAAATACAGATGATATACACCAACTATATAGATACACAAGGTAAACCCTTAGCCCTCCTTCCAAAACTTGGAGTTTAAtcaaaagtcaactcaagtcaaaagTTAACGGTTAAAAGTTGATTTTAATCGACCATCCCTTCGTGGTCATCCATGACCACTTCGTGGCCCATAAATGACAAACAGACGGGGTTTTCCTATTTTTCAGGCCATGACAACCTATGGCCACATTATGGGTATTGGGTAGCCAacatcttaatgggttaagcggttttctttgattctaagatctccaaagctcagatctggtcCTTCTAATGGCCTGGAtagataaagcttccaactttatcccttaaaACTCTCCAAGAGATTGAAATCTCAAACTCTAGGTTATATAAAAACAAAACACTACATGGACTTAATCCTTTAGCATTATATCTTGAAAGTTTAATATTCATCAATTCTAGAAGAGTTCCTAACATCAATACTAACATAATAATATGTGCTTTACATACATTCATGTCTAATGCATATCTTGGGCAAATATTAGGTCAAAATAGGGGTTTTATAACCAAGACTTCATGTATGACACCATAACGCATTCTTACTTTAGATCCAAGGCCTCAGACACCCTAAATGTcctagagattcataaagttgcaaactttacgaaATCTTACCCCCCCAACCCATCAATACATGAAGAATAAGGGACAAATCAAGAGATATAGCAACTAATAAATGAAAAGACCGAGTCTTTGACACTCGCCAAGGTCCAGAAGGTATgctagaagatgaagatgatgcttGTAAAGTGAACCACACACCAAAAGGCTTCCTTATCCTTCAAAGATCACAAAAGTACCAAAATAAGCTCACAAAATGCATAGGAGGCTAGGGTTAGGAATTTTGAGATTGAGTGGGTGATAGAGGCTGAATGATGACGAAACCGTAGctataatgtcctttaaataggacccaaagcccaagaattagggtttttttccaaaaaaacacAGTTGCCATGCCGTGGCGGGTCATTAAAATCTCGTGTTCAAAAATTTACCACCATGGCATGGTAAAGCTCCACCACATCCTGGCCGCCCAAAATGAAACTTTAAAAATTAGAATTGAACTCATACCtaaaatgggtgttacaactctcctccacttgaatCAAAATTTGTCCTCGAAGTTTGCGGCTGTGAATAGCTCGGGTTAGTGCTCTACCATCTCCTCCTTGAGTTCCCATGTCCATTTGGAACCCTTCCGTTGCTACCATGTCACCTTCACCAACTGCACTACCTTTTCGGACAAGGCCTTGGTCTTCTTGTTAATAATCGTCACtggtctctccacatagttcagccGCTCTTCCTCGAATATCATCCAATGGAACTACTTTGGAATCTTCGGCCACACACGTTTGCATCTAAGAGACATGGAATGTGTTGTGATTCTTGCTAAACGCGACAGTTAGATCTAACCGGTATATAACCTTTCTCACCCGGGCGACAATCCGATAGGGAACGACGAACCTAGGGCCCAATGTGCCCCGCTTCTTGAACTGGATGATgactttccaaggtgacaccttcaggagcatgAAATCCCCAACCTGAAATACAAGGTCCAACTGGCGTCTATTTGCATAGCTCTTCTAAAGGCTCTGTGTGGTCATGATTCTCTAGCGTACTTGTTGAATCAGctcggtagtcttgagtaccacttcggtactccccatgaatcGATGTCCTACCTGGGCCCTAACAAATAGGGTTCTGACATTTCCTCCCATAAATCATCTCAAAAGGAGATCGGTCGATGTTGGCGTGACGTTTCCTCCCAACTTCCACCaaaatctagcacgcatgcccgaaGCATACCCTCTAATGTATGGATAGTCATGCTAAAGTGCAGTcgagtacccaaatcctcatggaatttcttccataaACTAAAAGTGAATCGAGCGTCCCGATCTGAAACCACTGACACTAgaactccatgacgtgccacaacctctcgaatataaatatatatgttaagtattttagtgttgcgtcttgggccttttggttttgtaatcggattgggcttgtccatccgtagttatctagaatagtttccttttatctagataagttgttagggttttaatataaatatatgcatgcatgtatgcatataATAGAGAATAGTCGATTATGTTGATTCttgtaactctataatacctctacagattgaagttctttatcgagctcttctggggtatctttgcattaatcattcgacatattcagtgcAATACTTGTGTTCTTCATTacattcttatttatattttgcttagaatcatacgatcctgatagaacattgttctaacaattggtatcagagcaggagattgtaTGATCAATACACTTTACTTCTGTATTCTCAAATCTTTAGGGTTTCCATTTTTATCGAAGTCGTCGTCTTCTTAACGACGACTACTCagtttttgataaaaccctaatctcaagtttacaggtaagattctagcagctcaccatgtctcacgacgATACGCATACAAACccaattaacatctcaaacagcatcggaTCTACAACTAGAGTTCCCatactctacactcaagactacgaagtatgggctcatcactttgaagattacgtggttggatctgaagataatggctatctcatctgggaagctatcattcTTAGACCGTTTGTGCATTCAGAAACAAACATGATCGTTAAGACACAGAAGGATTACAACAAGTTGGTGACAGATGTTCAGAAGATGCCACAAGATGAGAAGGACAAGATCCTGTTTAATGTTAAAGCCATGCAAATGATAAGATTCGCCTTACAATCTGACACTTTTCGGCCTGTAGGCTCATGCACAACTGCTAAGGAGATTtgggataggttgaaggaactttactcaactgatgaagatctggaacactccattcaaactctattgctgtcagaatttggagtttttgaacaGAAACCTGAAGAGAAGCTCATTCAGACCTTTTATCGGTTCAATCATATCttaagtaagatgatcaagcatggaattgAGAGGAAGCTGATCGAGCAGAAAGTTACATTCATGAACGGGCTCAGACCAGAATTGATGGCTGTGGTTTCCACTGTGAAGGcgcatgaacagttcaaatccTACTCACTGGCGAAACTTGTTGGGATACTAAAGTCACATGAAAGTGTTGTAACTAAGGAGGTGAAAGTGGTCTCTGGCATGGGATCGCtggctcttgtctctaaaggaaaaagtattgttgaggaagaagaagagtcagacaTGTCAGAATGTGATCTTATAAGTGAAGAGTATGCTTTAATGATAACAAATCCAAAGAAATTCGCAAGAAGAAAATTtcccaccaataagaaccgaaattggcagtgAAGAGTATGCTTTGATGATACGACTGCAACTATTGTCacggcaagaaccactttgccaaagattgcatgttaagaaagatggctgagaagaaagagggtgaagatgatgaagcgtaTTACATGCGTAAACTAGAAGAAGTCAAGAAGAAAAAGGCTTCCAATAGCTCGATGAATGCACTAATTGTACAAGAAAATGCAGgggaagatgagttcggtggtgtagaagtctggtcaacagactctgaagacgaagaggttagaagacccactcatggaaaggcgcTTGTGGCAAAGAATGAAGGTTCTGGTGTAAAATGCTTTATCGTCACTAATGGTCCATTAACCGAAAGTGCAGACACAGAACCGAACTTGACAGAAAACAAGTGTTTTGCAGCCAAGCCggtgagtgagaagatcaacgactgcgatcaattgatcaaaaaggtacattctATCCTTGAATCTCTTAAAATTCCCAAAACTGAATTtctagaagaattaaatgaactaaactcaaaattttccaacctaagtagtagcctcatgcaaacccgcttagcaaactctaacctaactgaccaacttggcagggtgtcttcaaaaagtgaggagagGAGGatctggattgagcagaaggaagcagagttagttagggctaaggatgagagtatttatttgcaaagagacaatttaaaattgttaaaacaaagaaatgttttctgtttaattgctaagcatctttatactaatattgctcaattacatctaaattgtgaaataggaaagaaaatacataaaatgattttgcccttccttgaatttaaggaagatgaggTTATAGCAGAGTGTGAATCAGTAGTATCCTCTGAAGAAACATCCATGTCGTATAGGCTAGGTTTAGATAAGATAGAAACTTTCATCGATTCTAAGGAACATAAAAGTATGTTAAAAGATATCTTACATGAAAATGACAGGTTAAAGATTAAAACCGAAACTATACGAACATTCGATGAGTCAAATGCCAAAATTGTTaaagataataaaataaacttagataATTCATCTGAATTTGATGCGGAGAGTGAAATGAGTGAAATCTCAATAGAGGACGTTGTTGATTGTTCTAAGTTTGTGAAAAATGAAACCCAGGGCGAATAacctcttatttcagaaaattcggttgagtttgctcgtctgtcaaAGGAACAGAAATCGAAACTCAAAGAAAAAGCCTTGGTCTATCAAAAGGTACAGACCGTGCCCAATCAGGTTTATGCTGTGACTGGGATCACTCAAAGACAAACAGCAGAATTAAGGATAATAGTTGACGAGGATAACGCTGAGGGATGTGAAGACTATTTCTGGTCTGCTCCCattgataatgcagatgaaaccgtGGGATTTTCTGAGAAAACCACATGGAGATTCAAAGGActatacataccagaacccatcAATAAATCTTCCAGTTTTGATATTCCCAGCACAAGCGGAActaaagatgttcctgaagaaccGTTAGTTGAACCTGATGCTCCAATCGAGAGGAAAGAACCGAAAGGTCCACTCAAGAGACAGGAAGCACCGGAAGGTCAAACTAAGGAAAGTACCGAAACCAAAATGGAAGATAAGACAACCGCAACTCAGAAGGAGAAACCACAGGCCAGCTTCAATGTTCACAAATCTCAGAAGGGGCTAGCTGAATAGAAAAGACGCATAAATCAAAGATATGCCTCGAATCTGAATGAACGGAAAAGGCATTGGAATTCTCAAAATCCTAACTATGAGCCTTCTAGGAAAGAATCCATGGATAAAGGAAAggaaaagtcaaaggaa
This window encodes:
- the LOC111903795 gene encoding auxin-induced protein 15A, producing MGLMRLPSSLVSSVKRFTRLNSIRNSNYQRDVPKGHLAVYVGENQKKRFVVPVSYLEQPLFQDLLRQSEEEFGFDHPMGGLTISCEEDQFFELTAQL